The genomic window CAATCAAAGGGCTCCATTGCGGGTTATTATAGGATGGCCTTTTGTCGTCTGGCTTTCATATTTTGCCGAATTACAAAATCACTTATCTAGTTTTTACACATTGTCCTCCTCTTCAGGCTTTCTAAATATCTATGCTTGAGGATTGTTGTCACATTTAATGTACATAATGCTGCTAATACTATAATAATGATCACAATTAATGAACAATGTTTCTTCCCAAAGGATCGATAAGGTTGGCGGGATGACCTGCAAGATTTCATCGTGTCAAAAagttcctgtttctgtttgatGTGGTGCTCACACATTTAGGCTCAAGGTTTGAAAAATGttataaagtattttttaagctgttgtttttttttaatgtcagtcTTTGTGGGCCTCCTGTACAGCTTTATTTCTGGCCATAAAGCTCAAGTAGTCTTCAGCAGCCTGTGTATATAGACTCTCAGGGAGAAACATAACAGATTTCAAAATACATGCCCCTCATGATCTGTTTCCAAAAGTTTTTCAGGCCTCTCATTGTCACTTTACAGTATGTAATACACGTTTCCAAAGTATCTGGAATTGAACAAATGAATCCATCTTGTCTGGGTAAAGCTGTCTCTCATGGGAGAGCACTGCAGTAACCAAGGTGTGAGGGAAAAAACTCAGATTTGTTTCCTTTGCTTTCAAGttctttttataattttttgaacgttcttttacattacatttagttTGTAGTGAATATCTGCTATACCTTTATGTTAAGTACTTTGACTTGCATCGGTGTTTATAagtgaaaaagacaaacaaacaaaaactgtatttaaatatgGCACGTTATGGTGTATGGTTGCAGGATGACCCTGGTGAAGACCACAAGCTGAAACATGTTGCTCTCACAATAAAGTTGTTCTTTAAACcaaaagtgttgctggagttttTAACCTCTTATTTCTACAGTCCTGACACAAGGGGTTTTAAAGCTGATTTTCTAGaccaaataatattaaaattagtAAGTCAGTAACCGAGTGCGTAAACCttgttgaaacgtaaagaaacgcaaagtttcaacatatccacttcaaaataacgtacaaatgtaacataaatgtggtttacagaaacctatgcaacaatgccaacactttTCTGAGCGTAATTTTGGTTAATTTTGACgaaaaacaaaccaactggGTCCTGGTTTATTTCCTAATCTCGAGGCATCTTCTTGAAGAAGGTGCCTTCTACTTTTATGTCCTcgtttatttccttgtttcATTTTCGTATCATTTTACACTTTGTCTCCATAATTGGTAATATGCactattttgcttttttaaatttattttgttttctgcagTCACAGAGTTCTTACAGGGCCTATGGGGTGGTGACATTTGCTCTGTATTTGTGTTGCTTATTATTTGGATATGAAGTGAGATTAGGTCATCCCTCATGGGTAAAACCAGTTGGGGTTACATGGGCAGTGGCCCAACAACCAACTATATAAAGATATTAAATTCAAAGTGCATCTTTGGAGCAATGTTGCTCTCCAACATCACAGACTCTGGAGGAGTGCCTCTCTCGGTGGACTTCGACAGTCCTGTGGATTATCTCATCTTTATTTTCCAGCTTCTATTCgctacagctgctgttcttgtAGCAGGACCTGTGGTCATCACCATTTGCTCCACCAGAGCTCTGCGCCTCCAAAACAGGTTCATCTTCATGCTGAACACCAGTATTTGTGACACGCTGGTTGGGTTTTCAGTCTTTTATCTGGGTCTGTTTGATGTTCAGGAGGGATATCCCTCCAGAAATGGGACTTATAATATGTTACCCTCTCTTCTTGGAGTAAAtataatgacttttttattcgCGCAGTTTGACCGCTATTTTGCCGTCTGTCATCCTTTCATCTACACGCGCTTTGTAACCCGGGCAGTGGTTATCACTGCAAATATCTACTGCTGGCTTCAGGTCTATGTTCAGTCCATCATTATAAGTTTCGTTCCACTCTCCAAAGCATTAGAGGTTTATGTTTTCGGTATTATCAGCTTACAGGTCATTGTGTTCACCAAAGTGGTCATGACTATCAAACTGTATGTTATTGCCCGGTACCAGCTTGAGAGAGATCCTCCCAGTGCTGAGAAGGAAAACAACAAGGAATCACTGAGAATCATCATCTTTGTTGTCATAAGCTTCCTGGTGTTGTGGTGCCCCTCTTTTGTGAATATTATCATCAGGTTTGTAGGTGGAGGAGGGATAACGTTTAGGAACGAGGCCACCAATCTTTTCGCCATCATGGCTCGTTTAAACGCAGTGTGCACACCGTCTGTGTATATCTGGGGGAGTCCGGCTCTGAGGGAGGCCGTGGTGAGGACAGTGTGGGGCAGAGTGTGTCCAAGGTGCAAGGCGAGGTAACACTGTGGGAAAACTGCCTGCAAAATCCACTGCCACAATTAACATATTGTGAATGTATTATTTGATGCAGCCATTACTAATTTAAAATGTCTATCCCTTTTTTCAGAGTCGGCGCCTGTCATGGGAAGGGA from Epinephelus moara isolate mb chromosome 8, YSFRI_EMoa_1.0, whole genome shotgun sequence includes these protein-coding regions:
- the LOC126394692 gene encoding kappa-type opioid receptor-like; protein product: MLLSNITDSGGVPLSVDFDSPVDYLIFIFQLLFATAAVLVAGPVVITICSTRALRLQNRFIFMLNTSICDTLVGFSVFYLGLFDVQEGYPSRNGTYNMLPSLLGVNIMTFLFAQFDRYFAVCHPFIYTRFVTRAVVITANIYCWLQVYVQSIIISFVPLSKALEVYVFGIISLQVIVFTKVVMTIKLYVIARYQLERDPPSAEKENNKESLRIIIFVVISFLVLWCPSFVNIIIRFVGGGGITFRNEATNLFAIMARLNAVCTPSVYIWGSPALREAVVRTVWGRVCPRCKAR